From the genome of Parasteatoda tepidariorum isolate YZ-2023 chromosome X1, CAS_Ptep_4.0, whole genome shotgun sequence, one region includes:
- the LOC107456058 gene encoding uncharacterized protein has protein sequence MLLSALLLIAWVVETTSTELHQQIPTKDLPLLNAKNISSRNPLIFSSLQESMIMAPNRSRYFSTVTGFRKTSKNIRSPANPGTNNGNPKVLFVGGIINPPSGFRSYLDGEDISNTTNMNNPSQNNGSQGNVIAHLAYSRDFEDQHMKQAEKEGRKSKLRNDDEDYHYGTSLREKVNAFSLNDSSSHLLNTETRELQMYHKTSERNATETKTVQLLESVAYFNISVEEEKSSPNKSFNSKVTANVHVRNSSDIQNKFLNLNFNGENKQAKKDVHSLERKNKFEKNSMPGNGKINETTKYVDDVASDNIKHSTAFTKSFESHGSTYTPAYENNLLVTANNDFRENASIISNMQQDGAFESVTKITEQPSSEGHYSNNKFHNEWNEIHKSDIFLKNNPPTSLFSSSITTPDSHMNDPPFRGPNVPLDSDIFVREKDKKIDFRNSVKETPYFPTSSIEKGWNDIDSLGRITWDYQCYITGSMFSVIALYLFISLLRVKTFIPLLRTCYYVTINSIIFLTCILRAFYLFYDPYGFFHKLPVVVSQVLLKITVPCLTSAFCFLVLSLLSFTKTQLFSPNLQTPSVLAVVVVFVISLSITLETAIHVFQISNIFLLLCYSIAISFGGFSSISYFFVFNRLHHRALRKQGEMIRVTFTKMHIDGARLPKKLPRPTLGLAVKLVLMVAIFQIILCSLVPYTVLFLQGLLPKVTTPTPWLWWSYQLSCRILELMICATISFIATQPLKHFEVDNNAFHNILMCFPCNSFGNCSQSAEIIDFEAHSDNYANPQGIRNPRLNLIRNTRRLQTNSLPTFRTPLTAVDSSMPMRTLPCSGRHTNHSSALSLLSYYRSKRALNMSKTEDLDDLERTLCSQSVSSSDGRSLFRPTSMLYKDNGFIRFRRETDPQQPMEMSDDDDHIQEDIDTSVEDADSTKANVGSSFHSLLESDIVQNTLSPFFQIDYKRRFRKMSRISIETTDYSADISSDQLSNIVNLRNGLSTSALDFHTKKYGSTCSSESAANSFDVTFFLNSNSSPQTSPISTALNIISAYRSETEDDKTSSVEGHEEMLRSVSPILKQASFGRLSLNLNLHASTHTNHSNGHVNVACGTEDITPDSAVYLDLPRESPKLSPNIFETHFPLQPQNSPEDTFMKSTDDLFPLTGSPYCSPTSQSLGEIRTSSSYVIPQFRKNSRGLLCKLRGSTFSLNTAIYGYEPLEHEEPKKGFLYRKNSKTLERSSSDRRPLSDCHLDTKLSATSLARNRLSSFGSDHLGDSGLLGDCGVALVDVASQTDENVESHYIHKSYSLVTNATQCPQLQS, from the exons ATGTTGCTCTCCGCTTTGCTATTGATTGCGTGGGTGGTTGAGACCACTTCTACAGAGCTTCACCAACAAATTCCTACCAAAGATTTACCATTgcttaatgcaaaaaatatttcctctagaaatcctttaattttttcaagccTCCAGGAATCAATGATCATGGCACCTAATCGATCCAGATATTTCTCGACGGTGACTGGTTTCCGGAAAACGTCAAAAAATATACGGTCACCAGCAAATCCCGGAACCAATAATGGGAATCCTAAAGTCCTTTTCGTAGGAGGGATCATAAATCCTCCTTCAGGTTTCCGGTCTTATCTCGATGGAGAAGACATTTCTAACACTACAAATATGAATAACCCTTCTCAAAATAATGGGAGCCAAGGGAATGTGATAGCACATCTGGCATACTCCAGAGATTTTGAAGATCAGCATATGAAGCAGGCGGAAAAAGAGGGTAGAAAGAGCAAACTTCGGAATGATGATGAAGATTATCATTATGGCACATCCCTTCGAGAAAAAGTAAATGCCTTCTCCTTGAATGATAGCTCGTCCCATTTGCTCAACACCGAAACACGTGAATTACAAATGTACCATAAAACATCAGAGAGAAATGCCACAGAAACTAAAACCGTCCAGCTTTTGGAATCAGTggcatattttaacatttctgttgaagaagaaaaatcatcaCCGAATAAGAGTTTCAATTCAAAAGTAACCGCAAATGTCCATGTCAGAAACAGCAGCGAtatccaaaataaatttcttaatttaaattttaacggtGAGAATAAACAAGCCAAAAAAGATGTGCATAGTTTGGAACGTAAAAATAAgttcgaaaaaaattctatgccaggaaatggaaaaataaatgagaCTACAAAGTATGTAGATGATGTTGCCTCTGATAATATAAAACACAGCACTGCTTTCACAAAGAGTTTCGAATCGCATGGAAGCACATACACACCTGCTTACGAAAACAACTTATTAGTTACTGCAAATAATGATTTCAGGGAAAATGCTTCCATTATTTCTAATATGCAACAAGATGGTGCTTTTGAATCTGTTACTAAGATAACGGAACAACCTTCTAGTGAAGGACATTATAGtaataacaaatttcataacGAATGGaatgaaattcataaaagtgacattttcttgaaaaataatccGCCAAcatcattattttcttcttccatCACAACTCCAGATTCCCATATGAATGATCCACCTTTCCGAGGTCCAAATGTACCGTTGGATAGCGATATTTTTGTTAGagaaaaggacaaaaaaatagatttccGGAACTCAGTTAAAGAAACTCCATATTTTCCTACTTCAAGTATAGAAAAAGGGTGGAATGATATAGACTCTCTTGGAAGAATTACTTGGGATTATCAATGTTATATTACTGGATCCATGTTTTCTGTCATCGCTCTCTAtttattcattagtttattGCGAGTAAAGACATTCATCCCTTTATTAAGAACATGTTATTATGTAACAAtcaattctataatatttttgacgtgtattttaagagcattttaCCTTTTCTATGATCCTTATGGTTTTTTCCATAAACTTCCAGTTGTAGTATCTCAAGttcttcttaaaataacagTACCTTGTTTAACATCAGCTTTCTGTTTCTTAGTTCTATCATTACTGAGCTTCACAAAAACTCAATTATTTTCGCCAAATTTACAAACACCATCTGTGTTAGCTGTAGTTGTTGTTTTCGTTATATCTCTTTCAATAACATTAGAAACTGCAATTCACGTGTTTcaaatatctaatatatttctgttattGTGTTATTCGATTGCCATATCTTTTGGTGGATTCTCATCGATATCTTATTTCTTCGTATTCAATCGATTACATCACAGAGCTTTAAGAAAACAGGGTGAAATGATTCGTGTGACATTTactaaaatgcatattgatgGTGCTCGGTTACCTAAAAAGTTACCTAGACCAACTTTAGGTCTCGCTGTGAAACTCGTTTTGATGGttgctatttttcaaattattttgtgtaGTCTGGTACCATACACTGTACTCTTTCTCCAAGGGTTATTGCCAAAAGTAACAACTCCTACCCCATGGTTGTGGTGGAGCTACCAACTATCTTGCAGAATACTTGAACTAATGATATGTGccactatttcttttattgcaacTCAGCCACTAAAGCATTTCGAAGTTGACAACAATGCCTTCCACAATATTCTTATGTGCTTTCCTTGTAATTCTTTTGGGAATTGTTCTCAAAGTGCAGAAATAATAGACTTTGAAGCTCATTCAGACAACTATGCTAATCCTCAGGGTATTAGAAATCCAAGACTTAATTTGATTAGAAATACACGAAGACTTCAAACAAACTCTCTTCCAACTTTTCGAACTCCTCTAACAGCAGTTGATAGCAGTATGCCAATGCGAACTTTACCATGTAGTGGAAGGCATACCAATCATTCTAGTGCTTTATCTTTGCTTTCATATTATAG gtccAAACGAGCCTTAAATATGTCCAAAACTGAAGATCTTGACGATTTGGAGCGCACTCTATGCAGTCAAAGCGTTTCCTCGTCAGATGGAAGAAGTTTATTTCGCCCTACTTCCATGCTGTATAAAGACAATGGTTTCATTCGTTTTAGAAGAGAAACTGATCCACAACAACCAATGGAAATGAGTGATGACGACGATCATATCCAGGAAGATATTGATACTAGCGTAGAAGATGCTGATTCCACAAAGGCAAACGTTGGATCGagttttcattctttattaGAAAGTGACATCGTACAAAATACTTTGTCTCCTTTCTTTCAAATCGATTATAAAAGAAGATTTCGTAAAATGAGTCGAATTTCTATTGAAACCACAGATTATAGCGCAGATATTTCTTCTGATCAGTTGAGTAATATCGTTAATCTACGAAATGGACTATCTACTAGTGCTCTCGATTTTCATACCAAAAAATATGGAAGTACATGTAGCTCAGAAAGTGCAGCTAATAGTTTTGACGTAACATTTTTCCTGAACAGTAATTCATCTCCTCAAACTTCACCAATTAGTACCGCTTTGAATATAATATCCGCATATCGAAGTGAAACGGAAGATGATAAGACGTCTAGTGTTGAAGGGCATGAGGAAATGCTTCGTAGCGTTTCTCCTATTCTTAAACAAGCTTCGTTTGGAAGATTGTCtttgaatttgaatttgcaTGCTTCTACACATACAAACCATTCTAATGGACACGTTAATGTTGCTTGTGGAACAGAAGATATTACACCTGATTCAGCAGTATATCTAGATCTTCCCCGAGAAAGTCCCAAACTTTCACCCAATATCTTTGAAACTCATTTTCCTTTACAACCCCAAAATTCTCCAGAAGACACTTTCATGAAGTCGACGGATGATTTATTTCCATTGACTGGTTCACCATACTGTTCCCCAACAAGTCAATCATTGGGTGAAATACGAACGAGCAGTTCATATGTCATTCCTCAATTTAGGAAAAACTCTCGAGGACTTCTTTGCAAGCTTAGAGGATCGACGTTTTCCCTTAATACAGCTATATACGGTTATGAACCTTTAGAGCATGAAGAACCCAAAAAAGGTTTTCTGTATCGCAAAAACAGTAAAACACTTGAGAGATCTTCAAGTGATAGGAGGCCACTTTCTGATTGTCATTTGGATACAAAGCTTTCAGCAACATCTTTAGCAAGGAATAGATTATCCTCTTTTGGTTCTGATCATTTAGGGGATAGTGGTCTTTTAGGAGATTGTGGAGTTGCTTTAGTGGATGTTGCTTCTCAAACTGATGAAAATGTAGAATCGCATTACATCCATAAAAGTTACTCTCTTGTCACGAATGCTACACAATGTCCCCAACTACAATCATAA